One Cystobacter fuscus DSM 2262 DNA segment encodes these proteins:
- the bet gene encoding phage recombination protein Bet — protein sequence MEAHNKVDTTAGQWNPERVELIRRTICPRGIGDDEFALFIEQCKRSGLDPLLKEAFCVARRQNVGNRERPNWVARHEFQPSEAGMLARAERFPDFRGIQASAVYAEDEIIVDQGKGEVVHRFNPAKRKGSLVGAWARVVRDAKLPVVVWLDFAGYVQQTPLWSKIPTTMIEKCARVAALRKAYPEAFGGLYVREEMPAEEFDAPSEPTAPAAPANYEVLGTRPGPVKASFPSSAREVREEKEPAPAPVVELAKEKEPTREPEPTPEPVKARPAPAAEQASTNEAPPAKLKSASVVVAFGNNKGKMASELSDEELAETIDLAHEKLMEQPKAKWARAMRENLAALEIEAELRCRVPAANDAKA from the coding sequence ATGGAAGCGCACAACAAGGTGGATACGACGGCCGGACAGTGGAACCCCGAGCGCGTGGAGCTCATCCGGCGGACCATCTGCCCCCGAGGCATCGGGGACGACGAGTTCGCCCTCTTCATTGAACAGTGCAAGCGCTCCGGGTTGGACCCGTTGCTCAAGGAGGCCTTCTGCGTGGCCCGGCGACAGAACGTGGGGAACCGGGAGCGGCCCAACTGGGTGGCCCGGCACGAGTTCCAGCCCTCCGAGGCGGGGATGCTGGCGCGCGCCGAGCGCTTCCCGGACTTCCGCGGCATCCAGGCGAGCGCGGTGTACGCCGAGGATGAGATCATCGTGGATCAGGGCAAGGGCGAGGTGGTGCACCGCTTCAACCCGGCCAAGCGCAAGGGCAGCCTGGTAGGCGCCTGGGCGCGCGTGGTGCGCGACGCGAAGCTGCCCGTGGTGGTGTGGCTGGACTTCGCGGGCTACGTGCAGCAGACGCCCCTGTGGTCGAAGATTCCCACGACGATGATCGAGAAGTGCGCGCGCGTGGCGGCGCTGCGCAAGGCGTACCCCGAGGCCTTCGGCGGCCTGTACGTGCGCGAGGAGATGCCGGCCGAGGAGTTCGACGCCCCGAGCGAGCCCACCGCCCCGGCGGCACCGGCCAACTACGAGGTGCTCGGCACGCGGCCCGGTCCGGTCAAGGCGTCCTTCCCCTCCTCCGCGCGCGAGGTGCGCGAGGAGAAGGAGCCAGCGCCCGCGCCGGTGGTGGAGCTGGCCAAGGAGAAGGAGCCCACGCGTGAGCCCGAGCCCACGCCGGAGCCCGTGAAGGCCCGCCCGGCCCCGGCCGCCGAGCAGGCGAGCACGAACGAGGCCCCGCCCGCGAAGCTCAAGAGCGCGTCGGTGGTGGTGGCGTTCGGCAACAACAAGGGGAAGATGGCCTCGGAGCTCAGCGACGAGGAGCTCGCCGAGACCATCGATCTGGCGCACGAGAAGCTGATGGAGCAGCCCAAGGCGAAGTGGGCCCGGGCGATGCGCGAGAACCTCGCGGCGCTGGAGATCGAGGCGGAGCTGCGCTGCCGCGTTCCGGCGGCGAACGACGCCAAGGCCTGA
- the clpP gene encoding ATP-dependent Clp endopeptidase proteolytic subunit ClpP: MPFMPVPYVIEQTHRGERSYDIYSRLLKDRIVMLGTEIDDDVANVIVSQLLFLESEDPDKDINLYINSPGGSVTAGLAIYDTMQYVKPNVSTICVGQAASMGAVLLLAGAKGKRYALPSSRIMIHQPLGGVRGQATDIEIQAKEILRMRAKLNELIVKHTGQPIERVEKDTDRDYFMGAAEAKAYGILDEVQNPRKIPLPTGERK, encoded by the coding sequence ATGCCCTTCATGCCCGTTCCCTATGTCATCGAGCAGACCCACCGCGGAGAGCGCTCGTACGACATCTACAGCCGGCTCCTGAAGGACCGGATCGTCATGCTGGGGACGGAGATCGACGATGACGTCGCCAACGTCATCGTCTCCCAGCTCTTGTTCCTCGAGTCCGAGGACCCGGACAAGGACATCAACCTCTACATCAACTCGCCCGGCGGGTCGGTGACGGCGGGTCTCGCCATCTACGACACGATGCAGTACGTGAAGCCCAACGTGTCCACCATCTGCGTGGGCCAGGCGGCCTCCATGGGCGCCGTGCTCCTGCTCGCCGGGGCGAAGGGCAAGCGCTACGCCCTGCCCAGCTCGCGCATCATGATCCACCAGCCCCTGGGCGGGGTGCGCGGCCAGGCCACGGACATCGAGATCCAGGCCAAGGAAATCCTCCGGATGCGCGCCAAGCTCAACGAGCTCATCGTCAAGCACACGGGGCAGCCCATCGAGCGTGTCGAAAAGGACACGGATCGCGACTACTTCATGGGCGCCGCCGAGGCCAAGGCCTACGGCATCCTCGACGAGGTGCAGAACCCTCGGAAGATCCCCCTGCCCACGGGCGAGCGCAAGTAG
- a CDS encoding VOC family protein: MIDHISLGTTDLARARAFYDAVLLPLGCVRLWSGDHGIEYGREGGVGVFAIFEVGAQARAPGAGWHLALTASSRQAVDTFHAVALRMGAADEGAPGLRPHYGAGYYAAFIRDPDGHKLEVVCHES, translated from the coding sequence ATGATTGATCATATCTCGTTGGGAACTACCGACCTCGCGCGAGCGCGTGCGTTCTATGATGCGGTTCTTCTTCCTCTCGGCTGCGTGCGCCTCTGGTCGGGTGACCACGGCATCGAGTACGGGAGGGAAGGAGGAGTCGGCGTGTTCGCCATCTTCGAGGTGGGCGCTCAGGCGAGGGCTCCTGGCGCGGGGTGGCACCTCGCCCTCACGGCCTCCAGCAGGCAGGCGGTCGATACCTTTCATGCCGTGGCGCTTCGCATGGGGGCAGCCGACGAGGGGGCGCCGGGACTGCGCCCACATTACGGGGCGGGGTACTACGCGGCGTTCATCCGGGATCCGGATGGGCACAAGCTCGAGGTGGTCTGCCACGAGTCATGA
- the tig gene encoding trigger factor gives MKVQVEELSPIEKKLSIEVDTARVAEELTRAYSALGKQVKLPGFRQGKVPRRILEQRFRERVEDDVIQRVVQSAWLEAVRDHKVEAVAPPQVTNNSGLKTNAPFTFEARVEVKPQVEAKDYQGLPLTRVDSQVTDAEVDERLEQLRQNMARLDAVEGRDVAQAGDFATVDYEALVDGKEFPGSKAEGVTVELAPGELVESNVAALEGAKVGETRELDYTFPADYRVEDVKGKTAHFKFHVKGLKKKIVPELNDDFAKEAGETQSLAELRAKIRSDLELNKKNRVLGEERAALIKALVERNAFEVPKSMVERTIDQMLEQRLRAMARMGMDPRRLNLDFARLREELREEALQEVRGALLFESIALKENLKTTDEDVEKKIAELAKEANQSIDVVRKYFKGPEERQGLSLRLREEKTIEFLKGQAKYS, from the coding sequence ATGAAGGTCCAGGTCGAGGAGCTCTCTCCCATCGAGAAGAAGCTCTCCATCGAGGTCGACACCGCCCGCGTGGCCGAGGAACTCACCCGCGCGTACTCCGCCCTGGGCAAGCAGGTGAAGTTGCCCGGCTTCCGGCAGGGCAAGGTGCCCCGGCGCATCCTCGAGCAGCGCTTCCGGGAGCGGGTGGAGGACGACGTCATCCAGCGCGTGGTGCAGAGCGCCTGGCTGGAGGCCGTGCGGGACCACAAGGTGGAGGCGGTGGCTCCTCCCCAGGTGACGAACAACTCGGGCCTGAAGACCAACGCCCCTTTCACCTTCGAGGCCCGTGTCGAGGTCAAGCCCCAGGTGGAGGCCAAGGACTACCAGGGCCTGCCGCTCACGCGCGTGGACTCCCAGGTGACGGACGCCGAGGTGGACGAGCGCCTGGAGCAGCTGCGCCAGAACATGGCGCGGCTCGATGCGGTCGAGGGCCGGGACGTCGCGCAGGCGGGCGACTTCGCCACCGTCGACTACGAGGCGCTCGTGGACGGCAAGGAGTTCCCCGGCAGCAAGGCCGAGGGCGTGACCGTGGAGCTGGCGCCCGGTGAGCTGGTGGAGTCCAACGTGGCGGCGCTCGAGGGCGCCAAGGTGGGTGAGACCCGGGAGCTGGACTACACCTTCCCGGCCGACTACCGCGTCGAGGACGTGAAGGGCAAGACGGCCCACTTCAAGTTCCACGTGAAGGGGCTCAAGAAGAAGATCGTCCCCGAGCTCAACGACGACTTCGCCAAGGAGGCCGGTGAGACGCAGTCGCTCGCGGAGCTGCGCGCGAAGATCCGCTCCGACCTGGAGCTCAACAAGAAGAACCGGGTGCTGGGCGAGGAGCGCGCGGCCCTCATCAAGGCGCTCGTCGAGCGCAACGCGTTCGAGGTGCCCAAGTCCATGGTGGAGCGCACCATCGATCAGATGCTCGAGCAGCGGCTGCGCGCCATGGCGCGCATGGGCATGGATCCGCGCCGGCTCAACCTGGACTTCGCCCGGCTGCGCGAGGAGCTGCGCGAGGAGGCCCTCCAGGAGGTGCGCGGGGCGCTGCTCTTCGAGTCCATCGCGCTCAAGGAGAACCTCAAGACGACCGACGAGGACGTGGAGAAGAAGATCGCCGAGCTGGCCAAGGAGGCCAACCAGTCCATCGACGTCGTCCGCAAGTACTTCAAGGGGCCCGAGGAGCGGCAGGGGTTGAGCCTGCGACTCCGCGAAGAAAAGACGATTGAATTCCTCAAGGGCCAGGCGAAGTATTCCTAG
- a CDS encoding TauD/TfdA dioxygenase family protein, which produces MTLKSEQFGTSCARIVYSDGHKDIFKLPYEDVIELFKSAGLVIFRGFATSPQVMKEFAGRFSSRFNRDRLRPVVEGSNGFVQMVTEGMGYVEPHAEQANSPFRPDALWFCCSVPAAEGGETLAWDGVRLWEKLSPDLKQLFRQKKLRFFQRYTAEKWQRFMGTAQATLSDVQRTLDGVPGVSYYVSDDESIYLEYVCPAVVRTRYGDQEAFANSLLSERKNTLGELMSFDDGSQIPEPVVSRIQEAMEDLTESISWHPGDLAFIDNSRYLHGRNAYTDPRRKIFSSLSFLNF; this is translated from the coding sequence GTGACGCTCAAGAGCGAGCAATTCGGAACCAGCTGCGCCAGGATCGTCTACAGCGACGGTCACAAGGACATCTTCAAACTTCCATATGAAGACGTCATCGAACTCTTCAAATCCGCGGGTCTTGTCATCTTTCGCGGATTCGCAACAAGCCCACAGGTCATGAAGGAATTCGCGGGACGGTTCAGCTCGCGATTCAATCGAGACCGGTTGCGCCCCGTCGTGGAAGGAAGCAACGGTTTCGTGCAGATGGTGACGGAGGGAATGGGCTATGTGGAGCCGCACGCCGAGCAGGCCAACTCCCCCTTCCGGCCCGATGCGCTCTGGTTCTGCTGCAGTGTCCCAGCCGCCGAGGGAGGTGAAACCCTCGCGTGGGACGGAGTCCGTCTCTGGGAGAAACTCAGCCCGGATCTGAAGCAGCTCTTCCGCCAGAAGAAGCTTCGTTTCTTTCAGCGCTATACCGCCGAGAAATGGCAACGGTTCATGGGCACCGCCCAGGCCACCCTCTCCGATGTCCAGCGCACGTTGGACGGCGTCCCAGGGGTCTCGTATTACGTCAGCGACGACGAATCCATCTACCTCGAGTATGTCTGCCCGGCCGTGGTGCGGACGCGGTATGGCGACCAGGAGGCCTTCGCGAACAGTCTGCTCTCCGAGCGCAAGAATACCCTGGGCGAGTTGATGTCGTTCGATGATGGCTCACAGATTCCGGAGCCCGTTGTCTCGCGAATCCAAGAAGCCATGGAGGATCTCACCGAATCCATCTCCTGGCATCCGGGCGACCTGGCGTTCATCGACAACTCCAGGTACCTGCACGGCAGGAATGCCTATACGGATCCCCGGCGGAAGATCTTCTCGAGCTTGAGCTTCCTCAATTTCTGA